One Primulina huaijiensis isolate GDHJ02 chromosome 8, ASM1229523v2, whole genome shotgun sequence genomic region harbors:
- the LOC140982523 gene encoding uncharacterized protein has translation METLEASENSRKTMKMKDLESVFGSPAEAAQLDANPDSSGLDLSATVGAAKSLTNDDATSCIREFCKRPASDKEEMVCKDGFSKAKGFILNLNIDDGSSSNNSDPFYPYKNYNLLNQREDFESGSSVGPLEENDSTRKCKKVKQNDCMLASYGDKQMTFRVPKPRGRKSKNDVLKRKLEIAKKEQIDRFARAAAPSGLLNGLNPGIINHVRNTKQVHSIIEAVTKFARTDNPQYGSEQDDISKAGTGTKDVNSAKVSRSGLKQGEILSRSKQIRDFHVCSKSISLSSDAKRGGGDSYMGKTRIFTGSPSQSSIKNVDDALVLKLSSSASIESEKTASLSNEESANSTSVASLSVKAANVASQWLELLNQDIRGRLAALSQSKQRVRDVIQTVLPHLLSREFTANDEKESYTTKESTICNKATAEAHRDRWFKHFEVMDKALSEEEGHLESWLNGVKAMQFHCESGLFGSSQLMHPLGNDSSLKCRYEGADNYEKDLAIGAAAASIYSTCNFLMSREN, from the exons CTGAAGCTGCACAACTGGATGCCAATCCTGATTCAAGTGGACTTGATCTTAGTGCAACTGTTGGTGCCGCTAAAAGTTTGACCAATGATGATGCTACATCGTGTATCCGAGAATTCTGCAAACGCCCTGCCTCTGACAAAGAGGAAATGGTGTGTAAAGATGGTTTTTCTAAGGCCAAAGGGTTCATTTTAAATCTAAATATTGATGATGGTTCAAGTTCAAATAACAGTGACCCTTTTTATCCTTATAAGAATTACAATCTTTTGAATCAAAGGGAAGATTTTGAGAGTGGAAGTTCTGTAGGTCCACTGGAGGAAAATGATTCaactagaaaatgtaaaaagGTCAAACAGAATGATTGTATGCTTGCTTCATATGGGGATAAGCAAATGACATTTCGAGTACCAAAACCACGTGGGAGGAAGAGCAAAAATGATGTGCTTAAGAGGAAGTTAGAAATTGCGAAAAAAGAACAGATTGATAGGTTTGCACGGGCTGCTGCTCCTAGTGGTTTGCTTAATGGGCTGAATCCCGGTATCATTAATCATGTGAGAAACACAAAACAGGTTCATTCTATTATAGAAGCCGTCACAAAGTTTGCCAGAACAGATAATCCACAATATGGAAGCGAGCAAGATGATATAAGCAAAGCTGGTACCGGTACAAAAGATGTAAATAGTGCAAAAGTAAGTCGATCTGGTCTCAAACAAGGAGAAATTTTGTCAAGAAGTAAGCAAATTCGGGACTTTCATGTGTGTTCCAAATCAATTTCTTTAAGCTCTGATGCCAAAAGAGGTGGTGGGGATTCATACATGGGAAAGACAAGAATTTTTACAGGGTCGCCATCACAATCCAGCATTAAGAATGTGGATGATGCACTTGTTCTGAAGTTATCATCATCAGCATCCATCGAGTCAGAGAAAACTGCCTCTTTGTCTAATGAGGAGTCGGCGAACTCTACCAGTGTAGCTTCCCTCTCTGTCAAAG CTGCTAATGTAGCTTCTCAATGGTTGGAGCTTCTCAATCAAGACATCAGAGGGCGCCTTGCAGCACTAAGTCAAAGTAAACAAAGAGTTCGGGATGTAATTCAAACTGTTTTACCTCACCTATTATCGAGAGAATTTACCGCTAACGATGAGAAAGAATCATATACGACAAAAGAATCTACCATTTGCAACAAAGCAACTGCTGAAGCACACCGTGATAGATGGTTCAAACATTTTGAAGTGATGGATAAAGCTCTTTCTGAAGAAGAAGGTCATCTG GAGAGTTGGTTAAATGGAGTGAAGGCAATGCAGTTTCATTGTGAAAGTGGTTTGTTTGGTTCTTCACAACTGATGCATCCTCTAGGAAATGACAGCAG TTTAAAATGCAGATATGAGGGAGCTGATAATTATGAGAAAGATTTAGCTATCGGAGCTGCTGCTGCTTCCATTTATTCAACTTGCAACTTCCTGATGTCCAGGGAAAACTGA
- the LOC140982146 gene encoding pentatricopeptide repeat-containing protein At2g40720-like, translated as MASTVTCKQVEELVNERRKGVRRDHSDVFRIIPNPGCYEGITDDDFSENFNFEANPLSRRVNGKAKTLVQQACAYLSNVLYGGFLLSMIIKMGLQYQPFLTTSLLDMYMKCGWLRSAVNLFDIVSQRKISVRDVVLWNYIIDRLLKNGICDTLCILLGLCNHILDIVCGTEIHAYVMRNAYDDRPFLGKQVQYSCLKCNDQWILEKWIESLAKSVSLELGSTAFSSVLTACSQSDDIGNGCQIHSDAVMVGFEKDPFVSTSLITFYSKCGLLKDAERVFYMPDANIIATVIIACTGLNDEILGFCVHGLSIKKGLNLNFFAGSSLIDFYSRRGLPDIAKRVYSNVSLKNLVVWNYLLSCCYQNGLPDISTSLLSQILQHGLFPDFVSITTVLPAVSSMAALLKCRTWLPYTTPDS; from the exons ATGGCTTCCACCGTGACATGTAAACAAGTAGAGGAACTCGTGAATGAGCGTCGGAAGGGTGTTcggcgtgaccactccgatg TTTTCCGGATTATCCCTAACCCGGGCTGTTACGAGGGTATCACCGATGATGATTTCTCGGAAAATTTCAATTTCGAGGCCAATCCATTATCGCGTCGTGTTAACGGAAAAGCCAAAACCTTGGTTCAACAG GCATGTGCTTATCTTTCAAATGTACTTTACGGTGGATTTCTTCTTTCGATGATTATCAAAATGGGTCTTCAATATCAGCCTTTCCTCACAACTTCACTTCTCGATATGTATATGAAATGTGGGTGGCTCAGGAGTGCAGTAAACCTGTTTGACATTGTGTCCCAACGTAAAATTTCTGTTCGGGATGTGGTTCTGTGGAATTATATCATTGACAGGCTTCTTAAAAATGGGATCTGCGACACGTTGTGCATTCTTCTCGGATTGTGTAACCATATTTTGGATATTGTTTGTGGGACAGAAATTCATGCCTATGTGATGAGAAACGCTTATGACGATAGACCCTTTT TGGGAAAACAAGTGCAATATAGCTGCTTGAAATGCAATGATCAATGGATTTTGGAGAAATGGATTGAATCGCTAGCAAAGAGTGTGAGTCTTGAGCTGGGATCCACCGCTTTTTCCAGTGTGCTGACAGCTTGCTCACAGAGTGACGATATAGGAAATGGTTGTCAGATACACAGTGATGCTGTTATGGTGGGTTTTGAGAAAGACCCTTTTGTCAGCACTTCTCTCATAACCTTTTACTCCAAGTGTGGACTCCTTAAAGATGCAGAGAGAGTGTTTTATATG CCAGATGCAAACATAATAGCAACTGTAATTATTGCTTGCACAGGACTCAATGATGAAATACTTGGTTTCTGTGTTCATGGATTATCCATAAAGAAAGGATtgaacttgaatttttttgcGGGTAGCTCTCTGATTGATTTTTATTCTCGACGTGGACTGCCAGATATTGCTAAAAGGGTGTATTCAAATGTCTCGCTGAAGAATTTGGTTGTTTGGAATTATTTGCTATCATGCTGTTACCAGAATGGCCTCCCTGATATCTCCACCAGTCTTCTTTCTCAAATTCTGCAGCATGGCTTGTTCCCAGATTTTGTATCAATCACCACTGTTCTTCCTGCAGTTTCATCAATGGCAGCATTGCTCAAATGTCGTACATGGTTACCATATACAACTCCAGATTCCTGA